A section of the Primulina eburnea isolate SZY01 chromosome 1, ASM2296580v1, whole genome shotgun sequence genome encodes:
- the LOC140806996 gene encoding uncharacterized protein — translation MHPEDFHGTTDPFVVEGWIRSLEVIFRYMEMADADRVRCTIYLLKGDASLWWEGAERGVNMATLTWEEFKRVFYDKYFTSDVCSSLNREFMSLGQGDCSVADFVEKFDRGCHFVPLIANDAAEKLRHFLDGLRPTIRRDVMLSDPADYTTAVAKAFRAEQSLKDID, via the coding sequence ATGCACCCCGAGGATTTCCATGGCACTACTGATCCATTTGTTGTTGAGGGATGGATTAGATCTTTAGAAGTGATCTTCCGTTATATGGAGATGGCGGACGCCGATCGAGTTCGTTGCACTATCTATCTACTGAAGGGAGACGCTTCcttatggtgggagggagcggAACGAGGAGTGAATATGGCGACACTGACTTGGGAGGAATTCAAGAGGGTTttttatgacaagtacttcacaTCTGATGTTTGTTCTAGTCTTAATAGGGAGTTTATGAGTCTCGGTCAGGGGGATTGTTCTGTTGCCGACTTTGTGGagaagtttgataggggctgtcactttgtacccTTGATTGCCAATGATGCTGCTGAAAAATTACGACACTTTCTAGATGGTTTGAGGCCGACTATCCGTCGTGATGTGATGCTCAGCGATCCTGCTGATTATACTACTGCCGTTGCCAAAGCTTTTAGAGCCGAGCAGTCACtcaaagatattgattga